TATTGATTCTGCCCATTTGACCCGCGATAGCGGCAAAGTAACAGAAGTAAATGGCATGTTGATCAAAGGTTATCTTCCGGGTGCCAGTGTTGGCAGTATCGTCACGATTAATCCAAGTGGAACTGATAAGTCTTTCTTAGCCGAAGTTGTTGGCTTTAAAGATAAGCACGTCTTGATGATGGCACTAAACGACATGAGAGGCGTGGCTTTGGGATCTAAGATCACCATGTCCCGCCAAATCGCCACAGTCCGTGCGGGCGATGAACTTTTAGGTCGCGTGGTGGATGGCTTAGGCCGTCCTTTAGATTCTAAAGGTGAAGTAGAAAATTTTAGAGAAGTTCCCTTATACAGCGAAGTTCGTAATCCTTTAGAAAGACGTCCTATCCGTGAACCTATTGACCTTGGTATTCGCGCTATTAATGGCGCATTAACCTCTGGCCTGGGCCAACGTGTCGCTATTATGGCGGGTTCGGGTGTGGGTAAGTCTGTGCTTTTAGGGATGATGGCTAGAAATACCAACGCCGATGTTAATGTCATCGCCATGATCGGTGAACGTGGTCGTGAAGTTCGTGAGTTTATCGAACACGATTTGGGCCCTGAAGGCATGGCAAGATCCGTTGTGGTTTGTGTGACCAGTGATCAAAGCCCGCTATTACGTATGCGTGGTGCTTACGTGGCAACAGCCTTGGCAGAGTATTTCTGCGCGCAAGGTAAGAATGTTTTATTGATGATGGATTCAGTCACTCGTTTTGCGATGGCTCAACGTGAAATCGGTCTTAGCACTGGTGAACCGCCATCTCAAAAAGGTTATACGCCGAGTGTTTTTGCGACTTTACCAAAGCTTTTAGAGCGTGCCGGGTCTTTTGAAGGCGAAGGCAGTATCACTGGTTTTTATACGACCCTGGTTGAAGGGGATGACATGAACGATCCTATCGGGGATTCCGTTCGTTCTATCGTGGATGGTCACATCGTACTAAGCCGTGCTTTAGCGCAAAAGGGTCATTTCCCTGCGATTGATATCATGCAAAGTGCAAGTCGTGTGATGAGAGCCGTTTCATCATCTGAACACACGAAGCTTGCGCAAAAATTAAGAGAAACTTTAGCTGTCTACAAAGACGCCGAGGATTTGATCAACATCGGGGCCTATAAGCCAGGATCAAATCCAAAAATTGATAAAGCGGTGAAGGTCATTGACCAGGTGAACGAGTTCTTAAAACAAAGAGTCGAAGATCCATCGAACTTCACGCAAACCGTCCGTCAGATGCAGCAGATTTTAATGAACGCCTGATGGCCGACAGGCCGCAGAGCGTAACTAAAGCAGCCCGGGAGACTAATTATGAAATTCCAATTCCCCCTGCAAAAGGTGTTAGAGCATCGCAAGATCAAAGAGAATCTAGCGCAAAAAGACTTTCAAGAAGCTATGACCCTGATGAATCAAGAAACTGATAAGCTTGATCAGATGGAGCAGCAAAAAACCAATGCTCACGAGCAGGCTGGATTGTTATCCCAACAAGGCGGGGCCCAAGGTCCAGCTCTAAGCCAAATCCATGAATTCCTAAAGGGCCAGGAAATCCGCATCCACAGGCAAAAGCAAAAAATTCAAGAAATCGAAAAATTGGTCGAGGCTAAAAGAGAGATTTTGCGACAAGCGGCTCAGGAATATAAAATCATGGATAAGATGCGCGAAAATAAGTTTCAAGAGTACCGTCTTGAAAGACTCGCGCAGGACCAAAAAGACATGGATGAACAAAGCATCCTGCGCTTTAAATCTGTGAAGGAATAGAATGAAAAGCGGATACGATCAATTCTTCCAAAATGCTCGCAAAGTTGCTGATCAAAATGGCGGCCCTGTGAAATTTCAAAAGAAACCAGCAAGCCCAAGATTGCAATTGGATCTAGCATCAGAAGACGTTGAACAACAACTTCGCCGTCGTATGCGCATGACTCAGGCAAAAAAGAAAAAACGCACGACAATTCCTTGGAAACTTGTGGGTGTTTCATTCATGGGTTTGATTGTTGCTATCTGGGGATTTCAAAACTACGAACAAGTTGAAAACATTGTTAAGCGTGTAGAAATTCAGATGACAGGCGAAGCGATCGCTCAACCAGAAGCTGAAAAACCAGCAGTGGCAGCTCCTGCTGAAGCCACTCCAAAAGAAGAATCAGCAGCTCTTAGCAGTGTTGAAATTGATCACCTGCAAAAATTGAATGATCGCAAAAAAGAATTGGATGCGAGAGAAGAAGAGCTGAATCGCGTCGAGACAGAATTACAAACGCAAAGAGTAGAACTAGAAAAGCGTCTTAAAGAACTGGAAGAAATGCGCAGCAAAATTTCCGGCATGCTTGAAGACCGCGTGAAGGTTGACGACGAAAAAGTCGATACCTTGGTACAGATGTATTCGAATATGAAGGCACCCCAAGCGGCTAAAGTCTTTGAGACGATGGACGAGGATTTGGCAGTTGAAATACTTGGACGTATGAAAAAGAAGAATGCTGCTGATATTATGAATTTACTAAAACCGGAAAAAGCTCAGATCTTGTCTGAGATGTTTGCGGGTTATAAAAGAAGACCTGCCAGCAAATAGCTTGCAGGTTTAAAAAAACTTTTTTCTAGGAAGGAGGAAGGTTTTGTTAACAAATATAGTCGGCCCTCCCATAGTGGGTGCGACGACGGATTTGAAATCCCTGAGCGAAAAAGCGCAGGAAAAAGGTTTCAAAGGTTCCGGCTCCGATTCTGCCTTCGGTAAAGCTCTCGAAGAAAAGATATCTTCAAAAGCTCTTCCGAAAGACACAAAAGAATCAGCGCAAAAAGAGATGAGGCAAAAAGAAAATGAACGGCCTCAACCTGATGCGAAGAAGACGGAAAAAGAAGTCGTCAAACCAGACGGGAAAGTAGCCAAGAAGGCGACGGTTCGACAGCAGGCAATTCAAGAGTTCATGGACTCCTTCGAGAGTGAATTCAATATCTCCCCCACACGACTTGTGGAGGCGATGGCCCAGCTGGACAATAACCAACTTGTACAATCCCCTGAAATCACAGCCCAAGCTGTGATTGATCAATTGGATTTGCCTGACGCAGAAGCAGACAAAGCTGCGGCGATGTATGCTGCTTTGCTAGCGCAGTTAAATCAATTGCCTCAACAGCCTAAGCAACCAGAAATGGTCGCTGGAGCTGGTGTTATGTCCAAACAGAACATGGATCTGCGCATGGCTGCTGCCCAAGGCAAGCAGGATTCTATGGGTGCGTCGGTGGATCGTCTGAATAAAAATTTCTGGATGACCAACCAACCTAAAGAAATGCCAGGTGCCGCACCCTCATTGGAAGGCAAGCTTTTACAAAACATTTCTATCGATGAAGATTCTATGTTGTCAGAGGAAATGATTCCTCAGCAGGACGGCATGGAGTTAACAGGAATGGAAACTCCTGAAGCACCGCAGGCTCCTAAAGCACCGGCTCCGCAAGGACCGAAACTTGAAGAGTTGCCACCGCATTTGCAAGGTCAAATGAAGTCGGCAATGCCTCCGGCACTTCTTGCTGCCTTGGCTGCGAAAAAAGCGGCTGAAGCGGCTGCAAGCGCAGAAGGTAAAGGAAGTGACGAAGCTGCATTGATGAATGAATTTCAGCAAGCAGCCCAAGCGCCGAAACTTGATAAGGCTGCGCCACTAAATGCGCAAGCTGCGCAAGTGAATGGCAAGGCCGCTCAGGAATTCTTCCAGCAAAACCAATCCCAAGGCCAATCTTGGATGCAGCAAAATACCAAAGAATTTGCGCAACAAGGTTTAAGCAAAGGTGAAGCGGCAACGAAGCTGACTGAAAAGGCAGCGGACTTTAAGCAAAGCCTTACAGGCTTAGAGGGGCTTCATGGGGCGCCAATCAAGGGCGAAACTTTAGGAATGCAGAATGCAACGCCAATGGCGGCAGCTGCGGCTCCTCAAGCGCCAGTGAATCAAGCCGAACATGATGCAGCAGTGAAGCAACTGATGAATCAAGCGCAATACCTGATTAAAAAAGGTGGCGGCGAGATGAAGGTTGAAATGACTCCCGAGGGGATGGGAAAAATCCACCTGAAAGTCATGCTTCAAGACGGAAAAGTAAATCTAGAAATGGCGGCTGATACCAAAGAAGCCAAGAAGGCCATCGAGTCTAGTCTAGCTGAACTGAAAACCAGTCTTGCTGCTCAGAAGCTCTCAATGGAAAATGTAAAGGTGGATGTGGTTAACTCGACATCTGCGGATACTGCTACGCAAAACCAACCTAATATGAACGGAAGAGATCAGCATCAGCAAACTCGCCAGTTCTGGAATCAGTTCAATGAGAACTTCGGTTCACAAGGACGTCGCGAAGGCTATTCTGAGGTTCCGAACCTAAAAGGTTATGGTGCAAAACAACGTGATCCTCTTCAACCTGTTGAAGTCGCAAGCACATCAGCTCGCGTTCGCGGTGTAGAAGGTAAAGGATCGGGTTTAAATTTAGTAGCATAGCGGCGGAGCCGGCAGAGCCGGAGCGCTGGGCGCGTAGGCTGAAGCAGCTTAAAACATAAAGGAGAACGCATGACAGTCGTAGGTACAAAATTAGGAGTAAACGCCTTCGGAAAAACGCAAGCAAAAGCGGAAAACCCAGGTGCGTCTAATATCAGTGCCCATGACAAAGATAAATTGGGTGGAGAAGACGTTGGTGCGGTCTTAAATAAAATCGCCGATGCCAATTGGACGGATCCATCTAAGAAAGCGCGTGTTGCTGGTAATCCGAATTTGGATAAAGATGCGTTCTTTAAATTGATGCTGACACAAATGAAGAATCAAGATCCAACGAACCCAATGAAGAGTCATGAGATGGCAGCACAGCTTGCCAACTTCTCTTCACTAGAGCAAATGCAGAACATGAACAGAACATTGGAAGGAATGAAAGAAGGTCAAAAGCCGACTGAAAATTTCCAAGCTCTGAACTTGATCGGAAAAGCAGTTGCGGGTGATTCTTCGAAAGTTGTGCGCGGACCAAATGATAAAGAACACGATTTCAAATTCAGCTTACCGATGGACGCTGCAGAAGTGTCTGTGAAAGTTCGCGATCCAGAGGGAAATATCGTTCGCACTTACAATCTTCGCGGTTTGAAACAAGGTGAAAACAAACTTACTTGGAACGGTGAAGACGAAAGAGCAATGAAATCTCCAGCAGGAGAATATTCATTCATCGCAGAAGGAAAAACTGCGGATGGTAAAAAGATCGGTATCAAATCTGACTTCGACGGTGTGATCACAGGCGTAAGTTATTCAAGTGAAGGACCGGTTCTTCACGTAGGAAACCAAGCGATTCGTTTCTCTGACGTGAAAAAGATTACGGACCCTCGTCTTATGAGTAACGACCAGAAAATAAATGATGTTACAAACCTAGACTTGAAGAAAGATGATGCTAAAGGACAAACTATGAAAGAGGCAAGTGTTGAAGCACAAAAGACTTCTACTAACTCTGCTCCTATAGCAAAATCGAATATCATGGAATCAGTCGGATTAGACAGAGGCATGATGGAGAAGCTGGCTAAGGAGACAGCGAGGTAATGGTCGATTTAAAGAAGATTCAGACATTTGATCAACTCGTTCCACAGACGCCAGGCAAGGTTAAACAACCAAACCTGAACGACGGTGGACCTTCCTTCAAGGATACCTTGAGCGACATCGCAGGCGTAAAGCCCCAAGGTGTTGGACAAGTAAATCCCCAAGCTCTTAACAAGGCTGTGGAAGGAGTGAAGTTCTCGAACCACGCGATTGAGCGTATGAGAACCCGGGGAATAAGTTATTCTCCAGAGGATATCTCAAAGCTGTCAGACGCGATCTCGAGAGCGGCGGCGAAAGGTTCCAAGGATTCATTAGTGTTAATGAATGACTCGGCACTGATCGTTAGCGTGAAGAACAACACAGTTGTGACTGTGATGGACAAGAATGCATTGAAAGAAAATGTATTCACGAACATCGACTCAACAGTGGTTATCTAGCCGGCGGACGCCGAGGAGGCCATAGAGCGGAGCTCGAAGGCTGGACTTGTTCCGATAGCTAGAAAATTAGTTAGCAGAGTGGAAGGGCTTAGTTAACTAACGAATTTAAAAATTAAATAATTTAGGGCTGGTCCTCGCAGAGGAGGCCCTCCAAACGACGGATTCCGATTGAAGACGTCAACGACATGGAGGTCACATGGGTATTCTTTCATCTCTTTACACGGGTGTGTCTGGTATGACTGCGCAAGGCGAAGCCTTGGGAGTTATCGGGGACAATATCGCCAACGCTAACACGATTGGTTTCAAAGCCAGCCGTGCAGAATTCCAAGATATTATTTCTAAAAACTTAAAAGGTATTCTTGGTGGTAACCAAATCGGTCGTGGTGTGAAGATCGGTGCAGTAAACCCAATCCTTTCTCAAGGTAACGTAGATGCTACTGAAAAAGTAACGGACCTAGCTATCTCTGGTGACGGTTACTTCAAAGTTAAAGGTTCTGATGGCGAGTCTTACACTCGTGACGGTTCTTTCCACTTTGATAAAGAAGGTTACCTAGTAACTAACGACAATCAAAAAGTTCAAGGTTTCGCGGCAGACGAAAAGGGCAATATCGTTAACAAAATGACTGATATCAAATTCCCTCGCGCTCTAGTTCCAGCGAAAGGTACAAAAGAAATCAAAATGGATCTGAACTTGGATTCGCGCATGGAAGCGACTAAGAAGTTCGATATCAAAGATCCATATTCAACTTCGCACTATTCTACTGGTGTTGAGATGTATGACTCTCAAGGTAACAAACACCTTGTTAGCTTCTTCTTCAATAAAACTGCTGACCGTGAATGGGAATTCAAAGGTTTGGTTGACGGTAAAGAAGTTACCGGTGGCGAAGAAGGCATGATGTCTCAAGTATGCGCTGGTAAATTGAAATTTACTGTTGACGGTAAATTAGACAGCCAAGAGACAACTGATTCTAATTTCAACTTCGCGGGTGGTGCTCTTCAAGGCCAACAAGTGAAATTGAACTTCGGTGACGCGATTAAAGACGGCGGTAAAGGTCTTGATGGTACAAAACAATACGGTAAAAACTCTGACTTGATTTCTTGGAATCAAGATGGTGCGGCTGCCGGTACTATCACTGGTCTTTCATTCAATGACGAAGGTACTTTGACAGCGGTTTATTCGAACGGACAAGCTGCTGACTTAGCGCAAATCGCTCTTGCGAAATTCGAAAATCCAGAAGCGATGTTCAAAGTTGGTAACAACCGTTTGAAAGAATCTCGTGAGTCAGGTGCAGCTTCTATGGGTGCTCCAGGCGCTGCTGGTCGCGGTAAATTGTTCGCTAAATCTTTAGAAAGATCGACAGTGGACCTTGCGACAGAGTTCGTAAACATGATCCAAAACCAACGTGGTTTCCAAGCGAATGCGAAGACAATCACGACGACAGATGAACTTCTTAACGAAGTGATTCAGTTGAAACGCTAATAGTTCCTAGTTCTAAATCCTAATACCATGTCGAACAGGCTCCTCTGACCCGGGAGCCTGTTTTTTTTTGGTTCCCATAGAGAAGATTGCTATTTTTTGCTGTTAGCTTTTCGCTTTGAAATCAAAGATTTTTAACGACCCCGTTTGAGACGATTTTTTTGCATTTTTGCCTGATTTGTAACTAGTGTTAGGGTGTCAAGCGCCTATGTGGAGGGTTGGTGTTTCATCTTTGCAATTCTAGAGGGGCTTGCTATTAAAAGTGTGTAATAAAGGTCTGTTTAGTGGGTATAATTAAATTTGTGGCTTCTGTTTTAAAACAAACCTGATATATGCTGGGCCCACGAATTAACTGTACGTAATGGGGGATACTGCAATGAGATGCTTAGTTGTAGAAGACGATAACGAGATCGCAACGATTGTGAAACAAGGATTGGGCGAGCTTGAAGGCGACGTGGAAGTTGAATCCAACGGTCGTCGCGCTTACGAACGCGCTCTTACAAATCAGTACGATATTATTGTATTAGATTTAATGCTTCCTGAAATGGACGGTTACACTTTCGCCAAATCTTTGCGTGAAAAAGAAGTAAACACACCGATCCTAATTCTTAGCGCCCTACGCGAACTTGATGACCGTCTTAAAGGTCTAAGCATGGGTGGCGATGATTACCTTACAAAACCTTTCGCAATGGCAGAGTTGCAAATTCGCGTAAAGAATTTGTTAAAGCGCGCGCAGAAGGCTTCTGAAGTTACTCAGTTGGTTTTCCAAGATTTGAAATTGAATCGTTTAAATCGTGATGTCGTTCGTGCCGGTCGCAAATTGGATCTTCAAGAAAGAGAATTCGTTCTTCTTGATTTATTCATGAGCAATCCCAACAAGATCATCGGAAAACAAACTATTCTAAAAGAAGTTTGGAATTATGATTTCGATCCGCAAACAAACGTGGTAGACGTTTTAGTATGTCGTTTGCGCAACAAATTGGAAAAAGATTTCCCTACACGACTTATTTATACGGTCAGAGGTGTAGGATATGTTCTTAAGTCGTCTTAAGCCGACTCTCTTCAGAATCAGCACTAAACTGACGCTCGCGTACTCTTTAGTGCTGATTCTTAGTTCAACGATCATCTTCAGCTTTCTTTACTTTCAAATTTATAGCACTTTTGAAGATCAAGAACTGGCTTTGCTTGGTGCAAACCTAGCTGAATACAGCAGTCGTGTAGAGAGCCAAGGCACAAAAAATCTAGAAGATTATTTTAAAAAAGTTCCCAACGATGATCATGATCATGCTCTGTTGGTGGCATTGCTTTCTCCGCGCGGGGAGTTGCTTTTTATTCATGAGCCTGAAGCCCATGTCTTTAAAATAGATATCGATGCTTTAAGAACGGAAGTTCTGAATCAAACGAACAACACGTTTCATTTTACCATCGCTGAGGAAGGTGCCGACACTCCAATCTTCGTATTGGGTAAGCAGCTTAAGGATGGAAACTATTTAGCTGTCAGTAAAAGTACTGTGGCTATGGGCCAACAACTTCGCAATATTCAAAGAGTGTTCTGGTGGATCTTGTTCCCAGTTGCACTTGTCGGATTCCTGGGTGGTTTATTTCTTTCTAATAAAACTCTGACACCAGTCCGCGAGCTTCTTACGTCAATGAAGAAGATTGAAAGTGGGTCTTTATCAACGCGTGTTCCAATTGGCGGCGGTGATGACGAACTTGAAGAGCTGAAAATTCTAAATAATAAGATGCTCGATAAGATTGAAGGCCTGGTGAACGGTCTTCGCGAAGCCTTTGACCATTTAGCCCATGATATTCGAACTCCAGTAACAAGACTGCGTGGCAGAGCAGAGCTTGCTCTTATGGCTGACTC
This is a stretch of genomic DNA from Bdellovibrio reynosensis. It encodes these proteins:
- a CDS encoding flagellar hook-length control protein FliK — encoded protein: MLTNIVGPPIVGATTDLKSLSEKAQEKGFKGSGSDSAFGKALEEKISSKALPKDTKESAQKEMRQKENERPQPDAKKTEKEVVKPDGKVAKKATVRQQAIQEFMDSFESEFNISPTRLVEAMAQLDNNQLVQSPEITAQAVIDQLDLPDAEADKAAAMYAALLAQLNQLPQQPKQPEMVAGAGVMSKQNMDLRMAAAQGKQDSMGASVDRLNKNFWMTNQPKEMPGAAPSLEGKLLQNISIDEDSMLSEEMIPQQDGMELTGMETPEAPQAPKAPAPQGPKLEELPPHLQGQMKSAMPPALLAALAAKKAAEAAASAEGKGSDEAALMNEFQQAAQAPKLDKAAPLNAQAAQVNGKAAQEFFQQNQSQGQSWMQQNTKEFAQQGLSKGEAATKLTEKAADFKQSLTGLEGLHGAPIKGETLGMQNATPMAAAAAPQAPVNQAEHDAAVKQLMNQAQYLIKKGGGEMKVEMTPEGMGKIHLKVMLQDGKVNLEMAADTKEAKKAIESSLAELKTSLAAQKLSMENVKVDVVNSTSADTATQNQPNMNGRDQHQQTRQFWNQFNENFGSQGRREGYSEVPNLKGYGAKQRDPLQPVEVASTSARVRGVEGKGSGLNLVA
- a CDS encoding flagellar hook protein FlgE — protein: MGILSSLYTGVSGMTAQGEALGVIGDNIANANTIGFKASRAEFQDIISKNLKGILGGNQIGRGVKIGAVNPILSQGNVDATEKVTDLAISGDGYFKVKGSDGESYTRDGSFHFDKEGYLVTNDNQKVQGFAADEKGNIVNKMTDIKFPRALVPAKGTKEIKMDLNLDSRMEATKKFDIKDPYSTSHYSTGVEMYDSQGNKHLVSFFFNKTADREWEFKGLVDGKEVTGGEEGMMSQVCAGKLKFTVDGKLDSQETTDSNFNFAGGALQGQQVKLNFGDAIKDGGKGLDGTKQYGKNSDLISWNQDGAAAGTITGLSFNDEGTLTAVYSNGQAADLAQIALAKFENPEAMFKVGNNRLKESRESGAASMGAPGAAGRGKLFAKSLERSTVDLATEFVNMIQNQRGFQANAKTITTTDELLNEVIQLKR
- a CDS encoding magnesium transporter MgtE N-terminal domain-containing protein, producing the protein MKSGYDQFFQNARKVADQNGGPVKFQKKPASPRLQLDLASEDVEQQLRRRMRMTQAKKKKRTTIPWKLVGVSFMGLIVAIWGFQNYEQVENIVKRVEIQMTGEAIAQPEAEKPAVAAPAEATPKEESAALSSVEIDHLQKLNDRKKELDAREEELNRVETELQTQRVELEKRLKELEEMRSKISGMLEDRVKVDDEKVDTLVQMYSNMKAPQAAKVFETMDEDLAVEILGRMKKKNAADIMNLLKPEKAQILSEMFAGYKRRPASK
- a CDS encoding flagellar hook assembly protein FlgD; the encoded protein is MTVVGTKLGVNAFGKTQAKAENPGASNISAHDKDKLGGEDVGAVLNKIADANWTDPSKKARVAGNPNLDKDAFFKLMLTQMKNQDPTNPMKSHEMAAQLANFSSLEQMQNMNRTLEGMKEGQKPTENFQALNLIGKAVAGDSSKVVRGPNDKEHDFKFSLPMDAAEVSVKVRDPEGNIVRTYNLRGLKQGENKLTWNGEDERAMKSPAGEYSFIAEGKTADGKKIGIKSDFDGVITGVSYSSEGPVLHVGNQAIRFSDVKKITDPRLMSNDQKINDVTNLDLKKDDAKGQTMKEASVEAQKTSTNSAPIAKSNIMESVGLDRGMMEKLAKETAR
- a CDS encoding sensor histidine kinase, whose amino-acid sequence is MFLSRLKPTLFRISTKLTLAYSLVLILSSTIIFSFLYFQIYSTFEDQELALLGANLAEYSSRVESQGTKNLEDYFKKVPNDDHDHALLVALLSPRGELLFIHEPEAHVFKIDIDALRTEVLNQTNNTFHFTIAEEGADTPIFVLGKQLKDGNYLAVSKSTVAMGQQLRNIQRVFWWILFPVALVGFLGGLFLSNKTLTPVRELLTSMKKIESGSLSTRVPIGGGDDELEELKILNNKMLDKIEGLVNGLREAFDHLAHDIRTPVTRLRGRAELALMADSDADTYREALQSCFENSDKILNFLQVLTDITEAENRSKKLKLEKKFISDLVNEIMDLYEMAFEEKNIKVIKKLDSHDWAMVDARLISRVIANLLDNAHKYTPEGGEVTIETINQTENVILRVTDTGPGISPDEHTMIWQKLYRSDKSRTEYGMGLGLTFVKAVVEAHDGKASVKSPVKDGRGTEFEILLQKMS
- a CDS encoding TIGR02530 family flagellar biosynthesis protein, whose product is MVDLKKIQTFDQLVPQTPGKVKQPNLNDGGPSFKDTLSDIAGVKPQGVGQVNPQALNKAVEGVKFSNHAIERMRTRGISYSPEDISKLSDAISRAAAKGSKDSLVLMNDSALIVSVKNNTVVTVMDKNALKENVFTNIDSTVVI
- a CDS encoding response regulator transcription factor gives rise to the protein MRCLVVEDDNEIATIVKQGLGELEGDVEVESNGRRAYERALTNQYDIIVLDLMLPEMDGYTFAKSLREKEVNTPILILSALRELDDRLKGLSMGGDDYLTKPFAMAELQIRVKNLLKRAQKASEVTQLVFQDLKLNRLNRDVVRAGRKLDLQEREFVLLDLFMSNPNKIIGKQTILKEVWNYDFDPQTNVVDVLVCRLRNKLEKDFPTRLIYTVRGVGYVLKSS
- a CDS encoding FliI/YscN family ATPase, translating into MHSLELDLEKYMDVIDSAHLTRDSGKVTEVNGMLIKGYLPGASVGSIVTINPSGTDKSFLAEVVGFKDKHVLMMALNDMRGVALGSKITMSRQIATVRAGDELLGRVVDGLGRPLDSKGEVENFREVPLYSEVRNPLERRPIREPIDLGIRAINGALTSGLGQRVAIMAGSGVGKSVLLGMMARNTNADVNVIAMIGERGREVREFIEHDLGPEGMARSVVVCVTSDQSPLLRMRGAYVATALAEYFCAQGKNVLLMMDSVTRFAMAQREIGLSTGEPPSQKGYTPSVFATLPKLLERAGSFEGEGSITGFYTTLVEGDDMNDPIGDSVRSIVDGHIVLSRALAQKGHFPAIDIMQSASRVMRAVSSSEHTKLAQKLRETLAVYKDAEDLINIGAYKPGSNPKIDKAVKVIDQVNEFLKQRVEDPSNFTQTVRQMQQILMNA
- the fliJ gene encoding flagellar export protein FliJ, which codes for MKFQFPLQKVLEHRKIKENLAQKDFQEAMTLMNQETDKLDQMEQQKTNAHEQAGLLSQQGGAQGPALSQIHEFLKGQEIRIHRQKQKIQEIEKLVEAKREILRQAAQEYKIMDKMRENKFQEYRLERLAQDQKDMDEQSILRFKSVKE